A single window of Hyla sarda isolate aHylSar1 chromosome 2, aHylSar1.hap1, whole genome shotgun sequence DNA harbors:
- the TPT1 gene encoding translationally-controlled tumor protein, which yields MIIYKDKLTGDEMFSDIYPIKESCNGLCFEVDGKIVTRVEGQIDAALIGGNASAEIADEGSDTTTISGCDIVLNHKLQETGFTKESYKQYIKDYMKAIKTKLEEDHPDRVKPFMTGAAGKVKDILGNFKNFQFYTGESMNPDGMVALLDYREDGITPYLIFFKDGLEIEKC from the exons ATGATTATCTACAAGGATAAGCTCACCG GAGATGAAATGTTCTCAGACATCTACCCGATTAAAGAAAGTTGCAATGGGCTGTGTTTCGAGGTTGATGGAAAG atagTCACCAGAGTTGAGGGTCAGATTGATGCTGCTCTGATTGGTGGCAATGCCTCTGCAGAGATCGCAGACGAAGGATCGGATACAACAACTATCAGTGGGTGTGACATAGTATTAAACCACAAACTTCAGGAAACTGGCTTCACCAAGGAGTCATACAAACAGTATATTAAGGACTATATGAAAGC caTCAAAACCAAACTTGAAGAAGATCATCCAGACAGAGTAAAGCCTTTTATGACTGGTGCAGCAGGAAAAGTCAAAGATATTCTTGGAAACTTCAAAAATTTTCAG TTTTACACAGGAGAGTCTATGAATCCTGATGGAATGGTGGCTCTTCTAGATTACCGTGAGGATGGAATAACACCCTATTTGATTTTCTTCAAGGATGGGCTGGAAATTGAAAAATGC TAA